The following proteins are encoded in a genomic region of Elusimicrobiota bacterium:
- a CDS encoding MBL fold metallo-hydrolase, producing MIIRPFYLACLAHGSYLLGDEKTGVAVIVDPQRDVDGYVEEAAKLGLSIKHVMLTHFHADFVAGHLELRDRCGAAIHLGARAKADYPFSPLKDGARLEFGALGIGVLETPGHTPEGVCLTVYDLDADRSKPKAVLTGDTLFIGDVGRPDLMASVGFAAEDLAGMLHDSLKTKLMTLPDETLVYPAHGAGSACGKNMSDERVSTIGEQKLYNYALKARSREEFIRLVTEGQAEAPAYFAHDADMNRRERGTLDTALASLPELSPERAETLVREGAVVLDTRDPADFAGAHWRGAVNIGLDGKFANWAGSVLDPEKPLIVVADAGREKESVLRLARVGVDRVAGVLKSGMASLDGRPDLVARTPRTTARALAERLSGKNAPLVVDVRTDAERAAGFVAGSLHLPLAQWPRRAAEVPKGRPVAVYCAGGYRSSIAASLLRAAGHADVTDLVGGFGAWRERSLPTSLS from the coding sequence ATGATCATCCGACCCTTCTACCTCGCCTGCCTGGCCCACGGCTCCTACCTGCTCGGAGACGAAAAAACGGGCGTCGCGGTGATCGTCGACCCCCAGCGCGACGTGGACGGCTACGTCGAAGAGGCGGCAAAGCTCGGCCTGAGCATCAAGCACGTGATGCTCACTCATTTCCACGCGGACTTCGTGGCCGGCCATCTGGAGCTGCGCGACCGCTGCGGCGCCGCGATCCATCTCGGCGCGCGGGCCAAGGCGGATTACCCGTTCTCCCCGCTCAAGGACGGAGCGCGCCTCGAGTTCGGCGCGCTCGGCATCGGAGTCCTCGAGACCCCGGGCCACACCCCGGAGGGCGTCTGCCTGACGGTGTACGACCTGGACGCCGACCGGAGCAAGCCCAAGGCCGTGCTCACCGGGGACACCTTGTTCATCGGCGACGTCGGCCGCCCGGACCTCATGGCGTCGGTCGGCTTCGCGGCCGAGGATCTCGCGGGGATGCTCCACGACTCCCTGAAGACCAAGCTGATGACCTTGCCCGACGAGACCTTGGTCTATCCCGCCCACGGGGCCGGGTCGGCGTGCGGCAAGAACATGTCCGACGAGCGCGTCTCCACGATCGGCGAGCAGAAGCTCTACAACTACGCCCTCAAGGCCCGCTCTCGCGAGGAGTTCATCCGCCTCGTGACCGAGGGCCAGGCCGAGGCGCCCGCCTACTTCGCGCACGACGCGGACATGAACCGCCGCGAGCGCGGCACCCTCGACACGGCGCTGGCCTCCCTCCCCGAGCTGTCCCCCGAGCGGGCGGAGACGCTCGTCCGCGAGGGGGCGGTCGTGCTCGACACGCGCGATCCCGCCGACTTCGCCGGCGCGCACTGGCGCGGCGCGGTCAACATCGGGCTCGACGGCAAGTTCGCCAACTGGGCGGGCTCGGTGCTCGACCCCGAGAAGCCGCTCATCGTCGTCGCCGACGCCGGACGGGAGAAGGAATCCGTCCTGCGGCTGGCCCGCGTGGGAGTCGACCGCGTGGCCGGCGTCCTGAAAAGCGGCATGGCCTCCCTGGACGGCCGCCCGGACCTCGTGGCGCGGACGCCGCGGACGACCGCCCGGGCCTTGGCCGAACGCCTCTCCGGGAAGAACGCTCCGTTGGTCGTGGACGTGCGCACCGACGCCGAGCGCGCGGCCGGCTTCGTCGCCGGAAGCCTCCACCTGCCGCTGGCGCAGTGGCCGCGGCGGGCGGCGGAGGTCCCGAAGGGGCGGCCGGTCGCCGTCTACTGCGCGGGCGGCTACCGCTCCTCGATCGCGGCGAGCCTGCTCCGCGCCGCGGGCCACGCCGACGTCACGGACCTCGTCGGCGGCTTCGGGGCCTGGCGAGAGAGATCGCTGCCGACGTCTCTCTCCTGA